Proteins found in one Candidatus Hydrogenedentota bacterium genomic segment:
- a CDS encoding radical SAM protein, whose translation MIRIPPEQAAEKAARIAAALPAMESLLTSCRLCGHACGVNRLEGKTGFCRTAPAAAGDARVSSHTLHFGEEPMLVGRGGSGTVFFSHCNLRCVFCQNHQISQGGMGARTTANELADIFLTLQGEGAENINLVTPTHYMYPILLGLRRAFQNGLALPVVYNTNGYDRLELLRLLDGIVDIYLPDMKYMDEAPARAYSQAPDYPAVAKAAILEMYRQAGPVELVDGIARKGLIIRHLILPGGIAGSYDLILWLRDMGLTDVTLGLMSQYSPQHRARDFPELATRIESQEYLEIVRYAIDQGFEHVLVQGFDSADLYLPDFEREKPFDNT comes from the coding sequence ATGATACGCATCCCGCCCGAACAGGCCGCCGAAAAGGCGGCGCGCATTGCCGCCGCATTGCCCGCGATGGAATCGTTGCTGACGTCGTGCCGTCTGTGCGGCCATGCCTGCGGCGTGAACCGGCTCGAAGGCAAGACCGGATTCTGCAGGACCGCCCCGGCGGCGGCGGGCGATGCGCGCGTATCCTCGCATACGCTGCATTTTGGCGAGGAGCCCATGCTGGTCGGGCGGGGCGGATCGGGCACGGTCTTTTTTTCACACTGCAATCTGCGCTGTGTGTTTTGCCAGAACCATCAGATCAGCCAGGGCGGCATGGGCGCGCGAACCACGGCCAACGAATTGGCGGACATCTTTCTGACGTTGCAGGGCGAAGGCGCGGAAAATATCAATCTCGTCACGCCGACCCATTACATGTATCCCATCCTGTTGGGACTTCGCCGCGCTTTCCAAAACGGACTGGCGCTGCCCGTCGTCTACAACACGAACGGGTACGACCGCCTCGAATTGCTCCGGCTGCTCGACGGCATCGTGGACATTTATCTCCCCGATATGAAATACATGGACGAGGCGCCCGCCCGCGCCTACTCGCAGGCGCCGGATTATCCCGCCGTCGCCAAGGCCGCCATTCTCGAAATGTACCGCCAAGCCGGCCCCGTCGAACTCGTGGACGGCATAGCGCGAAAAGGACTCATCATCCGCCATTTGATCTTGCCGGGCGGTATTGCCGGCAGTTACGACCTGATTCTGTGGCTTCGCGACATGGGTTTGACCGACGTCACGCTGGGTCTGATGAGCCAGTATTCGCCGCAACACCGCGCACGCGATTTTCCCGAATTGGCCACACGAATCGAATCCCAAGAATATCTTGAAATTGTCCGGTACGCGATTGATCAGGGATTCGAGCATGTCCTGGTTCAGGGGTTCGACAGCGCCGATCTCTACTTGCCCGACTTTGAACGGGAAAAACCCTTTGACAACACCTGA
- a CDS encoding DUF1559 domain-containing protein, producing MTRKDKGFTLIELLVVIAIIGILAAILLPALARARESARRSSCQNNLKQWALVFKMYAGEAQQGKFPPMLARNGRLPIYTNRETGATGQTYNDNAYVASGPDPQKIYPEYLTDASICFCPSDAESRVEGAYLKDGTPALATLCTDANYCAGSVMQSYCYLGWVIDKADWNDLTPKMTFPAIAQLPEFEAPQQLVMAVLNGIIPGWLNPDANDPQILADGDITITGNPDPPIGNGNTNTCYRLREGIERFLVTDINNPAATAQAQSSLFIMFDLLGTEARAFNHVPGGCNVLYMDGHVEFIRYTPEAEKAPVNAGVANIVGIVFKFIGG from the coding sequence ATGACAAGGAAGGACAAGGGTTTTACACTGATTGAATTGCTTGTTGTAATCGCCATCATCGGCATTCTGGCCGCCATTCTGCTGCCGGCGCTCGCGCGGGCGCGTGAATCGGCCCGGCGATCGTCGTGCCAGAACAACCTGAAGCAATGGGCGCTGGTCTTCAAGATGTACGCCGGCGAGGCGCAGCAGGGCAAGTTTCCGCCGATGTTGGCCCGCAACGGCCGGCTGCCCATTTACACGAATCGCGAGACCGGCGCCACCGGGCAGACCTATAACGACAACGCCTATGTGGCCTCCGGCCCCGATCCACAAAAAATTTATCCCGAATATCTGACGGACGCGAGCATCTGTTTCTGTCCTTCCGATGCGGAGAGCCGCGTCGAGGGCGCCTACCTGAAGGATGGCACGCCGGCGTTGGCGACGCTCTGCACGGACGCCAACTATTGCGCGGGATCGGTCATGCAGAGTTACTGCTATCTTGGATGGGTGATAGACAAGGCCGACTGGAACGATCTGACGCCGAAAATGACTTTCCCCGCCATTGCCCAATTGCCGGAATTCGAGGCGCCGCAGCAATTGGTCATGGCCGTCTTGAACGGAATCATTCCCGGCTGGCTCAATCCCGATGCGAACGATCCGCAGATCCTCGCTGACGGCGACATCACCATCACCGGCAATCCGGATCCGCCCATCGGCAACGGAAACACCAACACCTGTTACCGCCTGCGCGAGGGCATTGAGCGGTTTTTGGTCACGGACATCAACAATCCCGCCGCGACGGCCCAGGCGCAAAGTTCGCTTTTCATCATGTTCGACCTGCTGGGAACGGAGGCCCGCGCGTTCAATCACGTTCCCGGCGGCTGCAACGTCCTCTACATGGACGGGCACGTCGAGTTCATACGGTATACCCCCGAAGCCGAAAAGGCGCCTGTCAACGCAGGGGTCGCAAATATCGTCGGAATCGTTTTCAAATTTATCGGCGGCTGA
- a CDS encoding 3-hydroxyacyl-CoA dehydrogenase, translating into MQIAGNVFLVTGGSSGLGEATVRALAESGGRVIVADVKEEMGQALARELGDIARFAPCDVSSEQSVREAIGAAMEHFGGLHGAVNCAGVALAIKVLGSKGPHPLDAFSTILNINLAGTFNVIRLAAQAMSQLPATESGERGVIVNTASVAAFDGQIGQAAYSASKGGVVAMTLPIARELGRFGIRVVTIAPGTFDTPMLAMLPQEVRDSLAAQIPFPPRLGRPCEFAALVKHIVENEMINGETIRIDGALRMGPK; encoded by the coding sequence ATGCAAATCGCGGGAAACGTGTTTCTGGTGACGGGTGGAAGTTCGGGATTGGGCGAGGCGACCGTGCGCGCGCTGGCCGAGAGCGGCGGGCGCGTGATCGTCGCGGACGTCAAGGAGGAGATGGGCCAAGCGCTGGCGCGCGAACTCGGCGACATTGCGCGATTTGCCCCGTGCGATGTCTCCAGCGAACAAAGCGTGCGGGAGGCCATCGGTGCGGCCATGGAACATTTCGGCGGCCTGCACGGGGCGGTGAACTGCGCGGGCGTGGCCCTTGCCATCAAGGTGCTGGGATCGAAAGGCCCGCATCCGCTGGATGCCTTCTCGACGATCCTGAACATCAACCTCGCGGGCACGTTCAACGTGATCCGGCTTGCGGCGCAGGCCATGAGCCAACTCCCCGCAACCGAGTCGGGCGAACGCGGCGTGATCGTCAACACGGCGTCGGTGGCCGCCTTCGATGGGCAGATCGGCCAGGCCGCCTATTCGGCGTCGAAAGGCGGCGTCGTGGCCATGACGCTGCCCATCGCGCGCGAACTGGGCCGGTTCGGCATTCGTGTCGTGACGATCGCCCCCGGCACTTTCGACACGCCGATGCTGGCGATGCTGCCGCAGGAAGTGCGCGACTCGCTGGCCGCGCAGATTCCGTTCCCGCCGCGTTTGGGACGTCCGTGCGAGTTTGCCGCCCTGGTCAAGCACATCGTGGAAAACGAGATGATCAACGGCGAGACCATCCGCATAGACGGCGCGCTCCGTATGGGACCGAAATAA
- a CDS encoding alpha-galactosidase encodes MTNDMLSLSLGSHEGAPVIESASWRKSNEIVFTADPPCAADAWIPRELMPETPVSGADWTLSETPVFLCAETHRSLAGGLMMTWHVSLAKHAPLIEMRIGVKNDGVEPRSVPWFPVWTARWTLKGIERVRGWRALSFSRENHAVVRPMRIEWGSCIHSSDEIENGMNPYWVVKTATSHVYFALAWCGGWRARLDAAPDTFAFDVHLPPDETQLTLAPGETMDGPELSVTFVPEEDESLARALWMTWRAALARAEYGISPPIFPFTYNHWYAARFGVDAAFLERQLESMSPYDFDAFIVDAGWYEAVGRWVPDPVKFPDGSFVRIMRALEEADVMPGLWSCPQFVKADRSALPPEVDSPGMHRKFIDGWLLDLAGCDFTSRLSGHVAMLRTDYHAGWWKYDQDFFTAHTRAGRMRNVRAFQNALKSVRGNHPDLVIENCQSGGRMINEFTVRLAQSQWLCDGGHTGGALARDSISIAINAMDFIFPWACNRWTNNPDRVDADDKAFFRYWCRAAMAGTWGIAADLGAIDGARQAMLVEAREEYRRINAFKRDCLYDLFPPEHGDAPAGVVFYLADGTGAAVMLFRREKGDAVEQVFPLRFLDARRNFMVEDADTAARHAYRGKTLRNKGLPLPWTPDRMSAVLFVRTRDDGA; translated from the coding sequence GTGACAAATGACATGTTATCGCTGTCATTGGGCAGTCATGAAGGGGCGCCGGTTATCGAGTCCGCCAGTTGGCGCAAGAGCAACGAGATCGTGTTCACGGCCGATCCGCCGTGTGCCGCAGATGCTTGGATTCCAAGGGAACTGATGCCGGAAACCCCTGTTTCAGGCGCGGACTGGACCTTGTCGGAAACGCCGGTCTTCCTTTGTGCTGAAACGCACCGGAGTTTGGCCGGCGGGCTGATGATGACCTGGCATGTGTCGCTGGCCAAACATGCTCCGCTGATTGAAATGCGCATTGGCGTTAAAAACGATGGCGTCGAGCCGCGTTCCGTGCCATGGTTTCCGGTTTGGACGGCGCGATGGACGCTCAAAGGCATCGAACGAGTGCGCGGATGGCGCGCCCTGTCGTTTTCCCGCGAAAATCACGCCGTAGTCCGGCCCATGCGAATCGAGTGGGGAAGTTGCATTCATAGTTCGGATGAAATCGAAAACGGCATGAATCCTTATTGGGTCGTGAAAACGGCGACAAGCCATGTCTATTTTGCCTTGGCATGGTGCGGCGGATGGCGCGCCCGGCTTGATGCCGCGCCGGATACGTTTGCGTTCGACGTCCACCTTCCACCGGACGAGACGCAGCTGACGCTCGCCCCGGGTGAAACGATGGACGGGCCGGAACTATCCGTGACGTTCGTTCCCGAAGAAGACGAATCCCTGGCGCGTGCCTTGTGGATGACATGGCGCGCCGCACTGGCCCGCGCGGAATACGGAATTTCCCCGCCGATCTTCCCGTTTACCTACAATCACTGGTACGCGGCCCGGTTTGGCGTGGATGCCGCTTTTCTCGAACGGCAACTCGAATCCATGTCCCCCTATGATTTCGACGCATTTATCGTGGATGCGGGATGGTACGAGGCCGTCGGCCGCTGGGTTCCCGATCCGGTCAAATTTCCGGATGGGTCTTTTGTGCGTATTATGCGCGCCCTCGAAGAGGCCGATGTCATGCCGGGCCTCTGGTCATGCCCGCAATTTGTCAAGGCCGATCGTTCCGCGCTGCCGCCGGAAGTTGACAGTCCCGGCATGCACCGGAAGTTCATTGACGGATGGCTGCTGGATCTGGCCGGCTGTGATTTCACGTCCCGTTTATCCGGTCATGTCGCCATGCTGCGCACCGATTATCATGCGGGATGGTGGAAGTATGATCAGGATTTTTTCACGGCACACACGCGCGCCGGACGCATGAGGAACGTGCGCGCTTTTCAGAACGCGCTGAAGAGCGTCCGCGGCAACCATCCCGATCTCGTCATCGAAAATTGCCAGAGCGGCGGCCGTATGATCAATGAGTTCACCGTGCGGTTGGCGCAAAGCCAGTGGCTCTGCGACGGAGGTCATACCGGCGGCGCGTTGGCCCGCGACAGCATTTCCATCGCGATCAACGCGATGGATTTCATTTTCCCGTGGGCATGCAACCGGTGGACAAACAATCCCGACAGGGTAGACGCGGACGACAAGGCCTTCTTCCGGTATTGGTGCCGGGCCGCCATGGCGGGGACATGGGGCATTGCGGCCGATCTCGGCGCGATTGACGGTGCGCGTCAGGCAATGCTGGTGGAAGCCCGCGAAGAATACCGCCGAATCAACGCATTCAAACGCGACTGTCTCTACGATCTTTTTCCGCCCGAACATGGAGACGCGCCGGCGGGTGTCGTCTTCTACCTTGCGGATGGAACCGGAGCAGCCGTCATGCTGTTTCGTCGGGAAAAAGGCGACGCTGTCGAACAGGTGTTTCCGTTGCGTTTCCTGGATGCCCGACGGAACTTCATGGTCGAAGACGCGGACACCGCCGCACGGCATGCCTACAGGGGCAAGACCCTTCGCAACAAGGGTCTGCCCCTCCCGTGGACGCCGGACCGAATGTCGGCCGTCCTTTTCGTGCGCACCCGTGATGACGGCGCCTGA
- a CDS encoding FG-GAP-like repeat-containing protein has protein sequence MSRAAHRNAMRVFTFVLAALSLLTDPSANAQIFARCGKTYQVGPNPKAVALADLNGDGYPDIVTANTGVMGDPRQERPANDEVSVLMSKASLEYEAVPPLRADFAPYAVAIANVDALKAPDIVVASFMAVRHNDLALFRNMGANVFEPHYFKIPDEKLAYNRMTNSSHEPVFTVPGLTSVALGDFNKDSLRDAVAAGWSSDIILFFPGRADTYFGESKSFPAPGGPRDIAAADFDGDGNLDLAATLYSAGDIALWKGDGAGGFEPAARFPARGRLPGKMAVADMNRDGRLDLVVAHCHTDDSIVIFFGDARFNFSVSQEIALGTRRDALEHEIRDILAADLNQDQRPDIAAACHASAQVVAFVNQSDNPSVPIAFKTETYSFDGARPRALAASDFNKDGAIDLAVALSSDNKVEILAGKSRPAGETEEKTKSRRQTVKTGKARE, from the coding sequence ATGTCGCGCGCGGCCCATCGTAACGCCATGCGCGTTTTTACATTCGTGCTGGCCGCCCTGTCGCTTTTGACAGATCCATCCGCGAATGCCCAGATTTTCGCAAGGTGCGGAAAAACCTATCAGGTCGGACCGAATCCGAAGGCTGTCGCGCTGGCCGATCTGAACGGCGACGGTTATCCCGATATCGTCACGGCCAACACGGGTGTGATGGGCGATCCACGGCAGGAACGTCCCGCAAACGACGAGGTGTCTGTGCTGATGTCCAAGGCCAGCCTTGAATACGAGGCCGTGCCGCCCCTGCGCGCCGATTTCGCGCCGTATGCCGTGGCCATCGCGAATGTGGACGCGCTCAAGGCGCCGGATATCGTCGTGGCGAGTTTTATGGCCGTGCGCCATAACGACCTTGCCCTGTTCCGCAATATGGGCGCGAATGTCTTCGAGCCGCACTATTTCAAAATCCCCGACGAGAAACTGGCCTACAACCGGATGACCAACAGCAGCCATGAACCGGTGTTCACCGTTCCCGGCCTGACCTCGGTCGCCTTGGGCGATTTCAACAAGGATTCCCTTCGGGATGCCGTGGCGGCGGGATGGTCGAGCGACATTATCCTGTTCTTTCCTGGCCGTGCGGACACCTATTTCGGCGAGTCGAAATCATTCCCCGCGCCCGGCGGTCCGCGCGATATTGCGGCGGCCGATTTCGACGGGGACGGGAATCTCGACCTGGCCGCCACCTTGTACAGCGCGGGCGACATTGCCCTCTGGAAAGGCGACGGCGCGGGCGGCTTTGAACCCGCCGCGCGGTTTCCGGCGCGGGGACGGCTCCCCGGCAAAATGGCCGTGGCCGACATGAACCGCGACGGCCGCTTGGATCTTGTCGTGGCCCATTGCCACACCGACGATTCCATCGTGATTTTCTTTGGCGACGCCCGATTCAATTTCAGCGTTTCACAGGAGATTGCGCTGGGCACGCGGCGCGACGCGCTCGAACATGAGATCCGCGACATCCTTGCCGCCGACCTGAACCAGGATCAGCGCCCGGACATCGCCGCCGCCTGCCACGCCTCGGCACAGGTCGTGGCGTTCGTCAACCAAAGCGACAACCCGTCCGTGCCGATCGCCTTCAAAACGGAAACCTATTCGTTCGACGGCGCGCGGCCGCGCGCCCTCGCCGCCTCGGATTTCAACAAGGACGGCGCAATCGATCTTGCCGTCGCGCTGTCCAGCGATAACAAGGTGGAAATACTCGCCGGCAAATCCAGACCGGCCGGTGAAACAGAAGAAAAAACCAAGTCGCGGCGACAAACTGTCAAAACCGGCAAGGCCAGGGAATAA
- the pdxA gene encoding 4-hydroxythreonine-4-phosphate dehydrogenase PdxA, whose protein sequence is MGLPLIAVTMGDVNGIGPEILAKALARPEPWMACRPIVVGDWRAFDAARAFAPECPPARPVRDVGAHAEADGVPIFDADRPAPARTPGVLSADAGRCAVEWVKTAVRWAVEKRVAAIVTCPINKEGIHRAGYPYAGHTELIADMTESPDYRMCLFAGGMRLVHITSHMSMLDAIAAVRKDRIATSIRTGHEALVRLGLPRKKIAVAALNPHAAEGGAFGFEEETEIVPAIETCRSEDIDCSGPYPADTVFRRMRDGEFDLVVAMYHDQGHIPAKLVAMDEGVNVTLGIPIIRTSVDHGTAYDIAGTGNAREDSLVAAIELAAQFAAVKGLGSK, encoded by the coding sequence ATGGGATTGCCCCTGATAGCCGTTACGATGGGCGACGTGAACGGGATTGGACCTGAAATACTGGCCAAGGCGCTTGCGCGTCCCGAACCGTGGATGGCGTGCAGGCCGATCGTCGTGGGCGATTGGCGCGCGTTCGATGCCGCGCGCGCGTTTGCGCCGGAATGTCCGCCCGCCCGGCCGGTCCGGGATGTCGGCGCGCATGCGGAGGCGGACGGCGTGCCGATTTTCGACGCGGACCGGCCCGCGCCGGCGCGGACGCCGGGCGTATTGAGCGCCGACGCGGGGCGTTGTGCGGTCGAATGGGTAAAGACGGCGGTTCGCTGGGCCGTCGAAAAGCGGGTAGCCGCCATCGTCACATGTCCCATCAACAAGGAAGGCATCCACAGGGCCGGATATCCGTATGCGGGACATACGGAACTGATTGCCGACATGACGGAAAGCCCCGACTACCGGATGTGTCTGTTCGCGGGCGGGATGCGGCTGGTTCACATTACGTCGCACATGTCCATGCTCGATGCGATCGCCGCAGTGCGGAAAGATCGCATCGCGACCTCCATCCGGACCGGCCACGAGGCGCTGGTCCGGCTGGGTCTGCCCCGTAAAAAGATTGCGGTCGCGGCGCTCAATCCTCATGCGGCGGAAGGGGGAGCCTTCGGTTTCGAGGAGGAAACGGAAATCGTCCCCGCCATCGAGACTTGCCGATCCGAGGACATTGACTGTTCCGGGCCGTATCCCGCCGACACGGTGTTTCGCCGCATGCGCGACGGCGAATTCGATCTGGTTGTGGCGATGTACCACGACCAGGGACATATCCCGGCCAAACTGGTCGCCATGGATGAAGGCGTCAACGTGACGCTTGGCATCCCCATTATTCGGACGTCGGTGGATCATGGAACGGCCTACGACATCGCCGGAACAGGCAACGCGCGCGAGGACAGCCTTGTCGCGGCTATCGAACTGGCCGCCCAGTTCGCTGCCGTGAAGGGACTGGGTTCCAAGTAG
- a CDS encoding Gfo/Idh/MocA family oxidoreductase: MLRVGIVGMGPIGNLHADCYGTSAHARVVAVCDRIMERADKAAARLGVPAFYDAAEMLKQVQPDICGITTGGYEYSSDHYEPTMQALDAGCHVLGEKPIANEIAQAEEMVALAKAKNRCYGINLNHRFTPMARTARKWIDSGRLGRLLFVNMAMWIKNPAESSPWFQIKALHPHTVDIMRYFCGDITHVQCFAMKAPGRSIWSTAHFNMRFANDVVGGLTGSYDIERGHPMERCEVAGTEGRFVLEDMFDRLTFYPAGHVETTVIRNTVFGPFTEKTFADTFRNRIHRFVEQIAEGCPPDAIDGSGADGLAAQKVLAAAIESIEQETVVRIR, from the coding sequence GTGTTGAGAGTAGGGATTGTCGGGATGGGACCCATCGGCAACCTTCATGCCGATTGCTATGGGACAAGCGCCCATGCGCGCGTGGTCGCAGTGTGCGACCGGATTATGGAGCGGGCGGACAAGGCCGCGGCGCGGCTGGGCGTGCCGGCCTTTTACGATGCGGCCGAGATGCTGAAACAGGTTCAACCGGACATCTGCGGCATTACGACGGGGGGGTATGAATATTCGAGCGATCATTACGAGCCGACGATGCAGGCGCTGGATGCGGGCTGTCATGTGCTGGGCGAGAAGCCGATTGCGAATGAAATCGCGCAAGCCGAAGAAATGGTTGCGCTGGCCAAAGCAAAGAACCGTTGTTACGGCATCAATCTGAATCACCGCTTCACGCCCATGGCGCGCACGGCCCGGAAATGGATTGATTCGGGACGCCTGGGGCGGCTGCTTTTCGTGAACATGGCGATGTGGATCAAGAATCCCGCCGAAAGTTCGCCGTGGTTTCAAATCAAGGCCCTGCATCCGCACACCGTGGATATCATGCGCTATTTCTGCGGTGACATCACGCATGTCCAGTGTTTCGCGATGAAGGCGCCCGGGCGCTCGATTTGGAGCACGGCCCATTTCAACATGCGGTTTGCGAACGACGTGGTCGGCGGGTTGACGGGCAGTTACGACATCGAGCGCGGCCATCCAATGGAGCGGTGCGAAGTCGCCGGAACAGAGGGACGCTTTGTCCTTGAAGACATGTTCGATCGCCTGACGTTCTATCCCGCCGGCCACGTCGAAACGACCGTCATCCGCAACACGGTTTTCGGCCCGTTTACGGAAAAAACGTTCGCGGACACGTTCCGCAACCGGATACATCGTTTCGTCGAACAGATCGCGGAGGGATGTCCGCCCGACGCCATTGACGGATCGGGCGCGGACGGCCTTGCGGCGCAGAAAGTATTGGCGGCGGCCATCGAATCCATCGAACAGGAGACCGTAGTGCGAATCCGATAA
- a CDS encoding alpha/beta fold hydrolase, with amino-acid sequence MPAAVAFFFLTACGRPMPAETSLSRKDVVFNSSDGMILHATIFFPENATNNPPGLILLHMAGSSRTGWDSFAARAQRAGYLCLAFDARGHGDSMMRGGQAISYRTFETRDWLAILDDMASAHKTLLEYGADPDNVAVVGASIGANLVLRYALNHPDVAATVMVSPGLDYKGVETEQAIRELGKRPALLVTSQGDSYSAESCATLKKAASGLCELREYAGSAHGTNLLDGPTHAAEDILLWLRLIIGPKS; translated from the coding sequence TTGCCGGCCGCGGTGGCGTTCTTTTTTTTGACGGCCTGCGGCCGGCCGATGCCCGCCGAAACATCCCTTTCCCGCAAGGATGTCGTGTTCAACAGTTCCGACGGCATGATTCTGCACGCCACGATCTTTTTTCCTGAAAATGCGACGAACAATCCGCCGGGATTGATATTGCTTCACATGGCGGGATCGAGCCGGACGGGATGGGATTCTTTTGCCGCCCGGGCGCAGCGCGCGGGATATCTGTGTCTGGCGTTCGATGCCCGGGGGCATGGCGACAGCATGATGCGCGGGGGGCAAGCCATCTCTTACCGCACATTCGAGACAAGAGATTGGCTAGCCATTCTGGACGATATGGCCTCGGCGCATAAAACCTTGCTTGAATACGGCGCCGATCCCGACAATGTGGCCGTCGTGGGAGCGAGCATCGGCGCGAATCTTGTCCTGCGATATGCGCTGAACCATCCCGATGTTGCGGCCACGGTCATGGTTTCACCCGGTCTCGACTACAAAGGCGTCGAGACGGAACAGGCCATCCGGGAACTAGGCAAGCGGCCGGCGCTGCTGGTAACGTCGCAGGGCGACTCTTACTCCGCCGAGTCTTGCGCGACACTCAAGAAGGCCGCGTCGGGATTGTGCGAACTGCGCGAGTATGCCGGTTCCGCCCACGGCACGAACTTGCTCGATGGCCCCACCCATGCCGCCGAAGACATTCTGCTCTGGCTCAGGCTGATCATCGGTCCGAAGTCATGA